The following coding sequences lie in one Myxococcus virescens genomic window:
- a CDS encoding DUF692 domain-containing protein — MVTYAQRHGLKPLGAGIGLRRSFYAELPRTERTLDWVEIIPENFLSLGGRSQRALDACAERWPVLPHGVGLNIGGPDALDDDYVRGLAALVKRVEAPFFSDHLCFSRLDGVYLHDLLPLPFSEAAVEHVVPRVREVMDRVGRPFLLENPSYYARMPGGTLREADFLRRVVEQADCGLLLDVNNVYVNARNHGYDARAFVDALPLERVVQIHLAGHTCYPDVIVDTHGDRVCDDVWSLYRYVLSRTGPVATLIEWDQDLPSLDAVLDEADIARASLREVAGP, encoded by the coding sequence GTGGTGACGTACGCACAGCGACATGGGCTGAAGCCGCTGGGCGCGGGCATCGGGCTGCGCAGGAGCTTCTATGCGGAGCTGCCGCGCACCGAACGGACGCTCGACTGGGTGGAGATCATCCCGGAGAACTTCCTGTCATTGGGTGGGCGCTCGCAGCGCGCGTTGGACGCATGCGCGGAGCGGTGGCCCGTGTTGCCCCACGGCGTGGGGTTGAACATCGGCGGCCCGGACGCGCTGGACGACGACTATGTCCGGGGACTGGCGGCGCTGGTGAAGCGGGTGGAGGCGCCCTTCTTCTCCGACCACCTCTGCTTTTCGCGGCTGGACGGTGTGTACCTGCACGACTTGCTGCCGCTGCCGTTCAGCGAGGCCGCTGTCGAGCACGTGGTGCCCCGCGTGCGCGAGGTGATGGACCGGGTGGGCCGTCCCTTCCTGCTGGAGAATCCCAGCTACTACGCGCGGATGCCCGGCGGCACGTTGCGGGAAGCGGACTTCCTCCGCCGCGTCGTGGAGCAGGCGGACTGTGGGCTGCTGCTGGACGTGAACAACGTCTACGTCAACGCGCGCAACCATGGCTACGACGCGCGGGCCTTCGTGGATGCCCTGCCGCTGGAGCGCGTGGTGCAGATTCACCTGGCCGGCCACACCTGCTACCCGGACGTCATCGTCGACACGCATGGCGACCGCGTCTGCGACGACGTGTGGTCGCTCTACCGCTACGTGCTTTCGCGCACCGGGCCGGTGGCGACGCTCATCGAGTGGGACCAGGACCTTCCTTCCCTGGACGCGGTGTTGGACGAGGCGGACATTGCGCGCGCATCGCTGCGGGAGGTCGCCGGCCCATGA
- a CDS encoding DNA-binding domain-containing protein, giving the protein MKPSLRDFFDSMGDYLAEPGPESLAALYARHPGWEAPRERVSLYGGFVLGHVRSALDKVFPLTRQALGQDAWDGLVVAFTRTRPARHHELNHLCEGFPAFLADAAASRGLAPFVPALARFEWTDFAVFASLEPSPERVERLTANPTLVVLEHDFHLCAYVRARGAATSPEAGAELALLWRHPEQLKTLYMAATPPALLVLKMAVEGLALADVVAATGMAEADLRATVTRFGRDGLVLLPDDSDGG; this is encoded by the coding sequence ATGAAGCCGTCCCTGCGCGACTTCTTCGACAGCATGGGGGACTACCTCGCCGAGCCCGGCCCGGAGTCGCTGGCCGCGCTGTACGCGAGGCACCCGGGGTGGGAGGCGCCGCGCGAGCGGGTGTCGCTCTACGGCGGCTTCGTGCTCGGCCATGTGCGCTCCGCGCTGGACAAGGTCTTTCCGCTGACGCGCCAGGCCCTGGGGCAGGACGCATGGGACGGCCTGGTGGTGGCCTTCACGCGGACACGGCCGGCTCGGCACCATGAGCTCAACCACCTGTGTGAAGGCTTTCCCGCGTTCCTCGCGGACGCGGCGGCCTCGCGGGGGCTGGCGCCCTTCGTGCCCGCACTGGCCCGCTTCGAGTGGACCGACTTCGCGGTGTTCGCGTCCCTGGAGCCATCGCCCGAGCGCGTGGAGCGGCTGACGGCCAATCCCACCCTGGTGGTGCTGGAGCACGACTTCCACCTCTGCGCGTACGTGCGGGCCCGAGGCGCCGCGACGTCACCGGAGGCAGGCGCGGAGCTGGCGCTGCTGTGGCGCCACCCGGAGCAGTTGAAGACGCTCTACATGGCCGCCACGCCACCGGCACTGCTGGTGTTGAAGATGGCGGTGGAAGGGCTGGCCCTGGCGGACGTGGTGGCGGCCACGGGCATGGCGGAAGCCGACCTGCGCGCGACGGTGACGCGCTTCGGCCGCGACGGACTGGTGCTCCTCCCGGATGACAGCGACGGGGGATGA